A region of the Flavobacteriaceae bacterium MAR_2010_188 genome:
ACGAACTTTTTCTGACCAATAGTATTGCCGGAATAATCCCAATTAGTAAATACAGAAAAAAAACGTTTGAGAATAAGGTTTCGACTAAACTTTTAAAGCTTTTAAACGGAAAGTTAATTGAAGGTTTTACTAACAAGTTAGCTTAATTATAGCTAGGATTTTCTGGTGCATTAGACCAAATTGAGTAATCACCACCAAGCTCAACCATTTTTTCTTTCCAAAAGGTGTCATTAGATTTTATGATAAGATCGTTTCTGTAATCATTGCGATCTACCAACCAGACATTACTCTTTAATTCTTCCTCTAGTTGATTTGGTTCCCATCCGGAATAGCCCAAAAAGAAACGGATATCACCACTTTCTAAGCGACCTTCATTTAAAAGGTCCAAAACAGAATCAAAATTACCACCCCAATAAATACCTAATGAAATTTCTATACTTTGAGGTATAAGTTCTGGTACGGTGTGAATGAAATAAAGGTTATCCTGTTCTACAGGACCGCCATTAAAAACGATAAAGTTTTGTTCGGTATCTTTAATAAGTTCGTTTAAGGTGAATTTAAGCGGTTTGTTAAGGATAAAACCGATAGATCCTTCAGCTGAATGATCTGCAAGCAAAATTACAGATCTATTAAATGACATGTCGCCAATAATGGAGGGTTCGGCGATTAATAAATGTCCTTTTTTTGGCTGGATCACAGGATTAATTTAGTTTGATTAAATTAAAAATAGTGATTTAATTGTTACCGACAAAATTTTTGCTATTTACAAAAAAAAAGCCCGCCATTGGCGAGCTTTCTATATATGATAAACTAGTCTTAGTTAACTGAATCAGCAAGATCAGATCCTGCTTTAAACTTAACTACATTTTTAGCTTTTATTTTTATGGTCTTACCAGTTTGAGGGTTTCTACCTTCTCTTGCTGATCTTTTAGATACTGACCAAGAACCAA
Encoded here:
- a CDS encoding putative transcriptional regulator, which produces MIQPKKGHLLIAEPSIIGDMSFNRSVILLADHSAEGSIGFILNKPLKFTLNELIKDTEQNFIVFNGGPVEQDNLYFIHTVPELIPQSIEISLGIYWGGNFDSVLDLLNEGRLESGDIRFFLGYSGWEPNQLEEELKSNVWLVDRNDYRNDLIIKSNDTFWKEKMVELGGDYSIWSNAPENPSYN